The Daphnia carinata strain CSIRO-1 chromosome 2, CSIRO_AGI_Dcar_HiC_V3, whole genome shotgun sequence genome has a segment encoding these proteins:
- the LOC130686936 gene encoding sarcalumenin-like has product MSGRVKRQGGSSAALEQATLSINERILKECHTLYTDPDKGLVRIAEEAGLNLLAPRKKITVILIGNHSAGKSSFINWYIEEHVQRTGVAIETQGFTFVSSGRKRESLTGNATLHSYPHFKPLQEIPGVVDYLTTEISTSKQKKFSLVTFVDTPGLVDGDMKYPFDVNKSIEWLGELADLIFVFFDPIGQALCKRTLNLVEQLNIRHPERLRFYLSKADEAGTESDRQRVMMQIVQELCKRPGLNKTGFDMPTIYIPNPNKLVRCVNQIEDVCKDIEKTINQTIQNTLNTLEKDCEKIAQIVDKQIEDDNNAKSYNLRASGKGIMFMLLSLIIPVMLIINFMVSNASRELLVSLLGENGADMLRLYLSPIRQFWDLVPEESHLTTLMVLIGLSLVLLGLAPWSTRLKPTLSRSQKRRLADHREFVQTVVKAKKKTLYQDYLQQSVAEHDL; this is encoded by the exons ATGTCTGGAAGAGTCAAACGTCAAGGTGGTTCTAGTGCAGCTCTGGAGCAAGCAACTCTCTCCATCAATGAAAGGATTTTGAAAGAATGTCATACACTCTACACAGATCCTGATAAAG gCCTTGTACGCATTGCTGAAGAAGCCGGTTTGAATTTACTTGCTCCTCGGAAAAAAATCACCGTAATTCTTATTGGCAACCATTCTGCTGGCAAATCATCGTTTATAAACTG GTACATCGAAGAACATGTTCAGCGCACAGGTGTGGCCATTGAAACGCAAGGCTTTACCTTCGTTTCGAGCGGACGCAAGCGGGAATCACTAACA GGCAATGCCACTCTGCATTCATATCCGCATTTCAAACCGCTGCAAGAAATCCCTG GTGTGGTGGATTACCTCACTACCGAAATCTCTACTTCTAAGCAGAAGAAATTTAGCCTGGTGACTTTTGTTGACACTCCCGGCCTGGTTGATGGTGACATGAAATATCCATTCGATGTCAACAAATCAATCGAATGGCTTG gcgAACTAGCGGATttaatctttgttttctttgaccCAATCGGCCAAGCGCTGTGCAAGCGAACGCTCAATCTCGTTGAGCAGTTGAACATCCGTCACCCAGAACGCCTTCGGTTTTATCTTTCGAAAGCGGATGAAGCTGGAACGGAATCCGATAGGCAGAg agtcATGATGCAGATCGTTCAGGAATTGTGTAAACGCCCTGGCCTCAACAAAACGGGTTTTGACATGCCCACAATCTATATCCCTAACCCTAACAAG CTTGTCCGCTGCGTCAACCAAATCGAGGATGTCTGTAAAGATATTGAAAAGACTATCAACCAGACGATTCAAAATACGCTAAACACGTTGGAGAAAGATTGCGAAAAGATTGCTCAAATTGTCGATAAGCAGATTGAGGATGATAACAATGCTAAATCGTACAATCTGAGGGCCTCTGGAAAAG GGATTATGTTCATGTTGTTGAGCCTCATCATACCAGTAATGCTCATCATCAATTTTATGGTTTCTAACGCATCCCGCGAGTTGCTTGTCTCTTTACTTGGAGAAAATGGTGCCGATATGCTTCGTCTCTACCTG TCGCCGATTCGTCAGTTTTGGGATCTTGTTCCTGAAGAATCCCATCTGACAACCTTAATGGTTCTCATCGGCTTGTCATTGGTGCTACTTGGATTGGCTCCTTGGTCAACCCGTCTGAAGCCGACACTTTCACGCAGTCAAAAACGGCGTTTAGCCGATCACCGTGAATTTGTACAGACGGTTGTCAAAGCTAAAAAGAAGACTCTGTATCAAGACTACCTTCAGCAAAGTGTTGCAGAGCATGATCTTTG